A single region of the Octopus bimaculoides isolate UCB-OBI-ISO-001 chromosome 6, ASM119413v2, whole genome shotgun sequence genome encodes:
- the LOC106869331 gene encoding uncharacterized protein LOC106869331, producing the protein MNRNTIITPHKGGESKTAIAKKLKINQTVWKIDKKFQETGSTTERPGRSRKRSERTPQFIKNTREKMWRNTRHSVRRLAATAKIRRTSMYRVLKEDLRTHPYKIICRHELTQVYKAMKLERSRFILRQISEGTLPNLVFTNERKLDIEQTVNHQNDRLWSVSGFIEGRFVN; encoded by the coding sequence atgaaccgaaatacaatcataacTCCACACAAAGGAGGCGAAAGTAAAACAGCTATAGCAAAGAAGCTTAAAATTAATCAAACAGTCTGGAAAATTGACaaaaaatttcaagagactggttccacCACTGAACGACCTGGACGTAGCCGAAAAAGAAGTGAGCGGACTCCTCAGTTTATCAAAAATACCAGAGAAAAGATGTGGCGAAATACTCGTCATTCCGTCAGAAGGCTGGCTGCCACAGCAAAAATAAGGCGAACATCGATGTATCGAGTGCTGAAGGAGGACCTCAGGACCCACCCTTACAAGATAATCTGCCGTCATGAGCTCACgcaagtttataaggccatgaAACTGGAGAGAAGTCGTTTTATCCTGCGTCAGATTTCTGAAGGCACGCTGCCCAACCTGGTGTTCACAAATGAAAGGAAACTTGACATCGAACAAACAGTAAACCACCAGAACGACCGACTTTGGAGTGTATCAGGCTTCATCGAGGGTAGATTCGTAAATTGA